The window GCGGTCAATGCGCTGAGCAGAATTACCGTAGTAAAAATTATTTTTATCTTTCTCATTTCGACTTCTGTGCTTGCTTTAATTTATATGCGCGTTCATCGAATATTAGTTTCTCTATTACCTGCCTATTAATAAAGTCACTGCCGGTCATGGATAGCACCCTGTTGTTTTGTATCCAAATCACATGTGGAATCTGATGATGCGGAAATAAATCCCACAACTTAGATTCCTCTATTAGTGTCGGAATGGTAAATGAAACAAACGGTTTTCTTTTTCCTTGGAAAACTTCCCGAACGTTGGGAAGTCTATCCATTGCGTGTACAGATACAATTGGAAGAATATAGATATCTTCAGGATAGGCTTTTTGAATGCTATCCAAAAGCGGGAGTTTTTTTAAACAGCTTGAACACCATGTTGCCCAAAAGTCGAGTATGATTATTTTGTTCTTTTGTTCAGACAGATTTTTGGTAAACTGTTTCCCATTCTGTAGAAACATGTGGTCGTCAGACCAGAATTTCTCAGGCAACACAGCTCCAAGCTCAAGCTGTGACGTACGCCGGGTGTCCTGAAATAAAGCGGTTGAATCTTTTGTCTGAGATTGGACATTGAATTTAAGGCATAGCAATGCCAAGACAATAAATATTGTTGATTTTTTCATGTTATAAGTTTTGGTTTGTTGAAGAAATACCGCTGGTTAACGGGCTGAAAAAACCAGGTCGGGAACCATGTAGAAATTATTGATCATTAACCGAATAAGCATGATGATCCCGCCTGGTAAATATGATTACTCTGGTGCGCAGATTACCAGTGAAATAAGGTATTCAAAAAGTTTAGTGGATTCTAAAATCATAGCTCGTTTACTTTACGAGACTTGTAGGAAAACTAATGGGGGTATCCCAATTTTCAGCTTACTGAGGCACTACCGCTAGAGCCAACGCAACATCCAATAGGAACCCACCCCCATAGTTGTGCAAATATAGCACAATTGGGAAATGAGTTTTTAATCCTATTGCCTTGTGCGTTATGAAATGCGGTAGTTTTCAGTAACAAGGCTCTTAAAAAATCATTAAATTAAATTATATATGATTAATTTCTAAATATTTATTGAATAATAACATACAAATATAGTGTAATATACGTCATTTGCAAATTTATTCTCAATTATATAGCAGGCAATGTATTTTTAAAATTGTTATAAATATAATTAGTGAAGAAAGAAACATTAACAAGATTGGGTTTATATTTGTCTAAGAAACCTCTTAGCCAAGCTAAGTTAGCTAGGAGGACTGGAATTAAAAAAGATAGAGTTAGCAAACTTCATGTTGATGTTAAAGCTAGGCCAACTGTCGAAGAAATTTATTTAATTTCCTTAGCTCTTGTCGTTCCTTATGTGGAAATAATTGACTTCCTTTGTGAAGGACTAAGTCTAAGACCTATTGAGGAGTGGGATTGATGTCTTCTGGCAATTAAAATAACTCTTCAAAATTCCGCCTGTTAAAATATTTTTCCAGTGCTAAATATTATTCCATTTGTACTAATGATTCCCTTTTAAGATTTAAGGCAATTACATATCAACGTGCAGTAATCTAAAAATAAAAACATGTAATCTTTCTCTATACAGAATACAATATTTTTATTAGATAGAAGTTGCTGTTTTCGTTTTCAAAATATTAGATTTACACTCTAAAAAAACTGATTTATGATAGATTTTATTTGCGAATAGTGTCATAAATCACCATTAATCCGTTTCAAGGACGTAAATTAAAAATGAATTTTGGGAGTATTTAATTATAGATATGACGATTTTTTCGAACCTACAATAAAATCTTTACATATTTTAGGAGGTTCTGCATCTGTTCAAGAGATTGAGGAATGTATTATTGGTCTAATGAATATCTCAGATGAAAAAATATCGGAAATTCATAATGCTAATGTCTCTAAGTTAAGTTATCAATTAGCATGGGCTAGGGAATATCTAAAAATGAGTGGATTTATTGACAAATCTAGACAAGGAATTTTTTCTTTAACAACTCTAGGGATTAATAGCAACCAAATCGATAAGGAAGAAGTTAACTCTTTCGTGAAAGTCAATTTCGCTGATCATCTCTACCATGACGATTGGGATATTGAAGATCGAGTTGAAAATTTTATAGTTCAAATGGATTGGCAACAGAAAGTCTTGGAGTTGATCAAATCAATTCCTCCTCAAAAATTTGAGAGGCTGTGTCAGCGATTATTACGAGAACTAGGTTTTGTAAATGTAGAAGTGACAGGAAAAGTCGGGGATGGTGGTATTGATGGAAAGGGTGTTTTTAGAATTGGTGGCTTAATGTCCTTTCATGTGGTATTCCAATGCAAAAGGTACTCAGGGGCCGTATCTTCATCTGCAATAAGAGATTTTCGAGGTGCATTTATTGGTCGCGCAGAAAAGGGCTTATTTATTACAACGGGTAACTTTACTAGAGATGCTAGAAGAGAAGCTCAACGAGATGGAGCTCCACCAGTTGATTTAGTTGATGGTTTGGAGCTTGCTGAAAAACTCAAAGAATTGAAACTAGGTGTTGAAACGGAATTGATTGAAAGAATTAACGTAAATGTCAACTGGTTTAACAACTTTTAATGAAAAGTAAAAAATTAAAACATATAGAACTTTTTGCGGGATGCGGTGGAATGAGTTTAGGACTGGAGGCAGCTGGTTTTCAATTGTTTTTTGCAAATGAGTTATCTCCTATGGCGGGGGAGACTTTTGCATACAATATTCTAGATGAAGATTTACAAGAAAAGGTTTCTGAAAACATTTCAGCAAAAAATGTTAAATGGATTCGGAGTAACTTTTCAAAATCAATGTTGAGCGAAAGACTACGAGAAAATCCATTCAAGGCTAGTGAAGGTAAGTTTACAGATATTAATAATCTTCAAGACATTAAAGGTAACCTCCTTGTTGGTGATATAGATAAATTATTAGAATTTCTTGATAATAATCCTGAAGTAGTTTCTGAAATTCAGAAGGAAAAAATTGATTTACTTTCTGGGGGACCGCCGTGCCAAAGTTTTAGTCTGGCTGGAAAGCGAGAAAAAGACAATCATAAAAATTTGCTGCCCCTTTCTTTTGCTAGGATTGCGGGGTTAGTAAAACCTAAAGTGATACTTTTAGAAAATGTTAAAGGCATTACCTCGCCTTTTACAGAAGATGGAGAAAAACATTATGCATGGCTTGAAGTTTCGAAAGCCTTTGTACTACAGGGTTATGTTCCAGTTTGTATGATGCTGAATTCTAAATATTTTGGTGTCGCTCAAAATCGGCCGAGGTTTATCTTATTTGCTTTTAGATTTGATGTATTTACCAAAATAAAAGCTATTTATTCTGATAATGTATTGCTTGAAAAGTCCGCTGATTTTTTCGAGAAAGTAACCCAAAATAGAGAAACATTATCTAATATTAAAGAAGAAAGCTTTAAATACTTTGATATAGAAGACTTCCCCAAACTATTTAATGGTGAAATACTTCCTAAATTGACAAGGACGGCAGGTAAATTTGTCTCTGCTATTGAGGCAATCGGTGATATCAGAAGAACTGGAGTCAATTATCGTTTAGACAAGATTACTAATGGATAT is drawn from Pedobacter mucosus and contains these coding sequences:
- a CDS encoding TlpA family protein disulfide reductase, coding for MKKSTIFIVLALLCLKFNVQSQTKDSTALFQDTRRTSQLELGAVLPEKFWSDDHMFLQNGKQFTKNLSEQKNKIIILDFWATWCSSCLKKLPLLDSIQKAYPEDIYILPIVSVHAMDRLPNVREVFQGKRKPFVSFTIPTLIEESKLWDLFPHHQIPHVIWIQNNRVLSMTGSDFINRQVIEKLIFDERAYKLKQAQKSK
- a CDS encoding helix-turn-helix domain-containing protein encodes the protein MKKETLTRLGLYLSKKPLSQAKLARRTGIKKDRVSKLHVDVKARPTVEEIYLISLALVVPYVEIIDFLCEGLSLRPIEEWD
- a CDS encoding restriction endonuclease; amino-acid sequence: MGVFNYRYDDFFEPTIKSLHILGGSASVQEIEECIIGLMNISDEKISEIHNANVSKLSYQLAWAREYLKMSGFIDKSRQGIFSLTTLGINSNQIDKEEVNSFVKVNFADHLYHDDWDIEDRVENFIVQMDWQQKVLELIKSIPPQKFERLCQRLLRELGFVNVEVTGKVGDGGIDGKGVFRIGGLMSFHVVFQCKRYSGAVSSSAIRDFRGAFIGRAEKGLFITTGNFTRDARREAQRDGAPPVDLVDGLELAEKLKELKLGVETELIERINVNVNWFNNF
- a CDS encoding DNA cytosine methyltransferase, giving the protein MKSKKLKHIELFAGCGGMSLGLEAAGFQLFFANELSPMAGETFAYNILDEDLQEKVSENISAKNVKWIRSNFSKSMLSERLRENPFKASEGKFTDINNLQDIKGNLLVGDIDKLLEFLDNNPEVVSEIQKEKIDLLSGGPPCQSFSLAGKREKDNHKNLLPLSFARIAGLVKPKVILLENVKGITSPFTEDGEKHYAWLEVSKAFVLQGYVPVCMMLNSKYFGVAQNRPRFILFAFRFDVFTKIKAIYSDNVLLEKSADFFEKVTQNRETLSNIKEESFKYFDIEDFPKLFNGEILPKLTRTAGKFVSAIEAIGDIRRTGVNYRLDKITNGYGSMLNDTFRKESVQGSEIKNHDPREHTFSVKARFRFYQVINEFQNGLRRSAIDLFTGRDVSEEKLERLFEEFSKYNLYFKDNQGEHYRRPKNIHEVDLLIKSIPTKKHSQRALHEFEPAPAQLTIPDDICHYHMETLRTMTVREMARFQSFPDWFEFRSKVTTGGISRKFEVPQYTQVGNAVPPLLAKSLGETIKRLLTRIK